The genomic segment TCGAGCGCGCCGACCGCTGCCTCTATGCCGCCAAGCATTCAGGCCGCAATTGCGTGGTCGGCGAGATCGGCCTCGCCGCCCCCGAGCATTCCGGCAAGCGCGATCCGCAAGAGGCTGCTTAGTCTGCGGCGTGACGGATAACCGCCACAGCGTTCGCGCGGATTCTCTGCGGCAAGATTTTTCTGTAAAGCATTGATATACAACGTGCTTTTGGCGATACGCCAGCCCGCCAATCGTTAAAATTTGACTCAAATTTCGGGGGGTCGAGCCGGACTTTGCTGGCACGGCTTGCCTATTCGGCAACAAAAAAGGCGCGCCGGAGCGCACCTCTTTTCTCTTTGCGAGGGGGCGAAACCAGCACTAGGCCGGGTCGACCTCGACATCGAGCGATCGCAGCGCATCCCAATAGCCCGGATAGGTCTTGCCGACGCAGTTCGGGTCCAGGATCGTGATGCCGTTGATCTTGAGCCCCGCCAGCGCAAAGCTCATGGCGATCCGATGGTCGGCATAGGTTTCGATGTCTGCCGGCAGCGTCTGGCCGGCGAGCGCGGGATCGGCAGCCACGATGAGATCGTCGCCATCCTCCGTACCCAGTCCCGGCCGGATGCGCGAGAGTTCGGTGGCGACCGCCGAGATGCGGTCGCATTCCTTGACCCGCAGGTTCGAGATGCCCACGAAACGGACCGGCTTGTTGTTGAAGGCCGCGAGCACGGCAAGCGTCGGCACGGCGTCCTGTATCTGGGAACCATCGATGACGGGCGGCAGATTGGGGAACATCGAGATGTAGCGGGCTGCCTCGGCGTCGGGCTGGGTGAAAGCGTCCATGGGCACGCCCAGGTCGATATCGCCGCCGGTGAGCGCGCTGGCCGCCCACAGATAGGTCGCAGCCGAGGCGTCGGGCTCGATGGCGAAGTCGGTGGCGTGGTAACCGGTGGGCAGGACGAACCAGGTGGCCTCATCCTTCTGGTCGACCTCGGCGCCAAAGGCCTTCATGGCGGCGACCGTGAGGTTCACGTAGCCCCGGGCGCCGATATCGGGGCCGGTGAGCGCGATCTCGATGGGGCCATCGCCGAGCGGGGCAGCCATCAGGAGCGCGGAAACATATTGGCTGGAAAGACCGGCATCGATCTCCACCCTGCCCGAGCCGAACGAACCGCGGCCCTGGATGGTGACGGGCGGGCAATCGGTGGGCGCGTTGGCGACGATGCCGAGCGAACGCAGGGCGGCCACCAGCGGGGCGATCGGGCGCTTGCGCATGTGCTCGTCGCCATCGACGATCACCGCGCCATCGACGGTCGCGGCGGCAGCGGTGAGGAAGCGCACGGCCGTGCCGGCATTGCCGAGGAACAACGGCTGGCTCGGCGCCTCGAGGCGGCCGGAACCGATGACTTCAAAGGTGGTCGCGTCCGGCTCGTTGACCTCGACGCCCATCTGCCGCAGCGCGGCGGACATCAGGATCGTGTCCTTGCTCTTGAGCG from the Youhaiella tibetensis genome contains:
- a CDS encoding 3-phosphoshikimate 1-carboxyvinyltransferase, with translation MTTNSLRAVRIVPPQGPLYGRVTPPGSKSITNRALLLAALAKGRSVLTGALKSKDTILMSAALRQMGVEVNEPDATTFEVIGSGRLEAPSQPLFLGNAGTAVRFLTAAAATVDGAVIVDGDEHMRKRPIAPLVAALRSLGIVANAPTDCPPVTIQGRGSFGSGRVEIDAGLSSQYVSALLMAAPLGDGPIEIALTGPDIGARGYVNLTVAAMKAFGAEVDQKDEATWFVLPTGYHATDFAIEPDASAATYLWAASALTGGDIDLGVPMDAFTQPDAEAARYISMFPNLPPVIDGSQIQDAVPTLAVLAAFNNKPVRFVGISNLRVKECDRISAVATELSRIRPGLGTEDGDDLIVAADPALAGQTLPADIETYADHRIAMSFALAGLKINGITILDPNCVGKTYPGYWDALRSLDVEVDPA